The Perca fluviatilis chromosome 2, GENO_Pfluv_1.0, whole genome shotgun sequence genome includes a region encoding these proteins:
- the LOC120573630 gene encoding phosphatidylinositol transfer protein beta isoform-like: MHSCNMLIKEFRIVLPISVEEYQVGQLYTVAEASKSETGGGEGVEVLANEPYEKDGEKGQYTHKIYYLQSKVPTIISKLAPKGSLKVHEEAWNAYPYCKTVLTNEYMKDFSIMIETWHKPDMGDQDNVHGLEKSKWEKTSIVDIDIADRSSISSKDYNPDHDPAIFKSEKTGRGPLGPEWKKELANNPSCPHMCAYKLVTVEFKWFGLQGTVENIIQKVEKRVFTHFHRELFCWIDRWIDLSMDDIRRMEDDTKEELDKLRADGEVKGMGAVDNDN; the protein is encoded by the exons CCGAATTGTCCTGCCCATTTCAGTGGAGGAG TACCAAGTGGGTCAGCTGTATACAGTAGCAGAGGCCAGTAAGAGTGAAACTGGTGGGGGAGAAGGTGTGGAGGTGTTGGCCAACGAGCCCTatgagaaggatggagagaaggGACAGTACACCCACAAGATCTACTACCTGCAGAG tAAAGTGCCAACTATTATCAGTAAGCTCGCTCCGAAAGGTTCTCTCAAGGTTCACGAGGAGGCCTGGAATGCATATCCTTACTGTAAAACCG TCCTTACC AATGAATACATGAAAGACTTCTCTATTATGATCGAGACGTGGCACAAGCCTGACATGGGGGATCAGGACAAT GTACATGGACTGGAGAAAAGCAAATGGGAAAAAACGTCGATAGTTGACATCGACATTGCTGATAGAAGTTCCATCAGTTCAAAG GACTACAACCCAGATCATGATCCGGCCATCTTTAAATCGGAGAAGACCGGCAGAGGGCCTCTGGGACCTGAGTGGAAG AAAGAACTCGCTAACAACCCCAGCTGTCCACACATGTGTGCCTATAAGCTAGTCACTGTTGAATTCAAGTGGTTCGGACTACAGGGCACTGTGGAAAATATCATTCAAAAG GTGGAGAAGCGTGTGTTCACCCACTTCCACAGAGAGCTGTTCTGCTGGATCGACAGATGGATTGATCTGTCGATGGATGACATACGACGCATGGAGGATGATACAAAGGAAGAGCTGGATAAG TTGAGGGCGGATGGTGAAGTTAAAGGCATGGGAGCTGTTGACAATGACAACTGA